A region from the Nostoc sp. HK-01 genome encodes:
- a CDS encoding TetR family transcriptional regulator, with protein sequence MTKNIRSSTLTRTRLIAAASQVFASLGVQGATTREIARVAGVNEVTLFRHFASKEQLLKAVIENALTLQIEALAHPETWTQNLRVDLRRYAKLYNSMLEAQEDLIRTFIGEAKRHPEAAKQVIQEAVQPLSEKLIAYLQSCQKNGTVRPEFDPVPAVDMFTGMLLAGMLCHNAKLKNKNYSCDEYIDTCVDIFVRGISLAPVPVLSANSIHN encoded by the coding sequence ATGACTAAAAACATCCGTTCATCCACTCTCACCCGTACACGTTTAATCGCAGCCGCTTCACAAGTATTTGCTAGTTTAGGGGTACAAGGCGCAACTACCCGTGAAATAGCTCGCGTTGCAGGTGTCAATGAGGTCACTTTATTTCGTCACTTTGCCAGCAAAGAACAACTCCTCAAAGCAGTTATTGAAAATGCTCTCACACTCCAAATAGAAGCATTGGCTCACCCTGAAACTTGGACACAAAATTTGCGTGTTGACTTAAGACGCTATGCCAAACTTTATAACAGTATGCTTGAAGCTCAAGAAGACTTAATTCGTACCTTCATTGGGGAAGCTAAACGTCATCCAGAAGCAGCTAAACAAGTTATTCAAGAAGCTGTTCAACCATTAAGCGAAAAACTCATTGCCTATCTCCAATCTTGTCAGAAAAATGGTACTGTCAGACCTGAATTTGATCCAGTACCAGCAGTTGATATGTTTACCGGAATGCTACTTGCCGGTATGCTTTGCCACAATGCCAAACTCAAGAACAAGAATTATAGTTGTGATGAATATATCGATACTTGTGTAGATATTTTTGTCCGAGGTATTAGTTTAGCTCCTGTACCAGTTTTAAGTGCAAATAGTATTCATAATTAA